GTGGCCTCCTTTTTCTCTGGTATGCAAACTCTCAAACTAAAAGCATATCTGTAGCACTCTGTGTGAGTTTAcagaaaaggacctgcacatgtGATTCGCCCTTTTTTAACTTACAGATTGTGACATTGTAGGGAAAGTGAATGGGGTGTGTTTTACCTTCTCCAAAGAGGGAAGGCCGAGTGGAGAGGCGTTTGTGGAGCTGAAGACATCAGGGGACATTAAAAGGGCTTTGGCAAAAGATCGTAAATACATGGGTCATCGTTACATCGAAGGTACATTCCTGTACACAATGTAGAAAATTCTGCCATTAtggtatttaaaggaatagttcaccacgAAATTTTAATTGTCgtcttttactcaccctccacttgttccaaaacCAGTATTAGTTTTTGTCTTTCAATtctttaaaagtaattaaattcaTGTGCCCTAgtaatcaaaaacattaacataccCCCCTTCTCAAAATTGCAACAATTAGAAAATGACAATGATTAAGTCAATTTCAGTTGTACAAAAATAGGTCCTacatttcttttttccttttcaaaaAGTCACTTTACTCAGATATGCATCACTATAGGACAGAAAACATGATCGTTTCATGCAGACTTAAATAGCACAGGTTGATATGTTTATACGTTTGTTTGTTAAAATTGATTGTCTGCCTCTTGACGCTTCCACAGTGTTCAAGTCGAACCGTAGCGAGATGGATTGGGTGCTGAAACGCTCTGGTCCCACAGACTATGACAGCAGCAGCAGATGCATGCTGCGTCTAAGAGGACTGCCTTTTGGCTGCAGTAAAGAAGAAATTTTACAGTTCTTTTCAGGTACATCTGTTGTTCCACTTCAACACCTCCTAGACTTGCAGATAATGCTAGGACATCTTTTTTTGTCAGttcttttttatgtctttatataTTTAGTCAAATCACATTTTGAAAGTTTTTCCATTTTATATCTTCAGTAGATTATTTAGCATGTTTTGgttgtatttaacatttatatgtcGCCAGCATCACAGAGGTGGCTGTGCTATAATTTTTCTTGATTTAAATTTCATGGATTTATCCTTTGTGGTTTGCTCTAGGGTTTTTGTCTGACATAGGGATTGATTTAGGGGCTCATTCTGCAGATGAGAATGTTGCGGCTCTTTAACATGTCTCCCCATATGGGGTTATTTGTCCTTGGGTTAAAGGGTTGAAAATCGTGCCAAATGGGATAACATTGCCGATGGACTACCAGGGGAGGAGCACAGGGGAAGCCTTCGTGCAGTTTGCCTCAAAGGAGATAGCAGAAAAGGCTCTGGGGAAACACAAGGAAAGAATAGGGCACAGGTGGGGCCGGCAAGACTGGGCTGGGTGCTAATGCTATCTCTAAATGTGGGGTGGGGGGTCATGCATCTTTCTGCTCTGGAAAAAGATGGTATGATCATGCTATTACACTTGaaatttacaattttacattacaCTGTCATGAGGGGACAAAAATAGGCTGAAATATGATTTCATATATCGTTGGGTAACATACTGCAGAAGCAAAGAAGCCCTTTAATGAACAGGCACTTTACAATACTTAAAAattctgtttctgtctgaaattgTCCTTTAGATACAGTTAAATGTTATGACTGGGCAGGATTTCAGACACGTACTACTTCTCCCTCTGGTCAGTAACTGGCAATAAACTGTCAGTTATTGTGATAATGAATTTAGATAGTGGGCCCCAAATACTGTCCTCCCTAAAATCTTCCTCATTGCTGTTAAACATTCAGCAGCCTGTACGTTTATTAACTTGTTGCATTTCAAAAATAAACTCAGGTACATAGAGATATTCAAAAGCAGCCGAAATGAAATGCGTGTATACTATGAAGTACCCCGGAGGATGATGGGACAGAGGCCTAGTCCATACGACAGACCCATGATGGGACGCGGAGGCTTCTTTGGGCCCGGGCCTGGAAGGGGAGGTGCTGTCCTGGACCAGATGCGCAGCGGAGGAGGTTACAGCAGTGGTATGCTACTTTAATAGTGCTTTGTAGCTttattaaataatcttttgttTATTAACTAActgattattaaataaacactGGGTTTGAATGGCTATGTGCACACCGTTCGAAAGTTTGGGCTCAGATGgaatattttaaaaatggaaaTGAGTCTTTTTAAACTGTGAAGGTTTTGATTTGATTgaaaagttacaaaagatttatatttttaaataaaagcagatTCATCAAATAATCGTAAAATATGTTTTACccgttccacaaaaaaaaaaaaaaaaaaaaagtattataatacaaaatatttattgagcagcaaatctgcacattagaataatttctgaagagtcatgtgactctgaagactgaagtaatggctgctgaaaattcagccttcaATAGCaatacaatttcacaatattgctactttaatttatgatcaaataaatgcttagGTAAGctttccttcaaaaaaaaaaaaaaaaattactgatcaCAAACCTTTAAACAGTGCATCACTAACTGGAAGTGATGTTAAAGATTAACTTCACTCTCCTTTTTAAGGATATGGCGGGTTTGACAACTACAATGGCTTTAACAACTACTGCTTTGGTAATGGCATGTTTGAAGAGCGTGTGCGAGATGATCGAGGAAGAGGaaaaatggggggtcaaggctaCAG
The Carassius auratus strain Wakin chromosome 38, ASM336829v1, whole genome shotgun sequence genome window above contains:
- the hnrnph3 gene encoding heterogeneous nuclear ribonucleoprotein H3 isoform X2, giving the protein MEAQHMCYINLVFRYSPVRVNMSHNDEGYVVRIRGLPWSCTQEEVASFFSGKVNGVCFTFSKEGRPSGEAFVELKTSGDIKRALAKDRKYMGHRYIEVFKSNRSEMDWVLKRSGPTDYDSSSRCMLRLRGLPFGCSKEEILQFFSGLKIVPNGITLPMDYQGRSTGEAFVQFASKEIAEKALGKHKERIGHRYIEIFKSSRNEMRVYYEVPRRMMGQRPSPYDRPMMGRGGFFGPGPGRGGAVLDQMRSGGGYSSGYGGFDNYNGFNNYCFGNGMFEERVRDDRGRGKMGGQGYSSESNSGFHSGHFVHMRGLPFRATEADIAHFFAPFLPVRVHIDVGPNGKSTGEADVEFGSHEDAVSAMSKDKNHMQHRYIELFLNSTSSGLSEMGRGGGFYGNSAGMGSRGSGQRGMY
- the hnrnph3 gene encoding heterogeneous nuclear ribonucleoprotein H3 isoform X3, translated to MEAQHMCYINLVFRYSPVRVNMSHNDEGYVVRIRGLPWSCTQEEVASFFSEGRPSGEAFVELKTSGDIKRALAKDRKYMGHRYIEVFKSNRSEMDWVLKRSGPTDYDSSSRCMLRLRGLPFGCSKEEILQFFSGLKIVPNGITLPMDYQGRSTGEAFVQFASKEIAEKALGKHKERIGHRYIEIFKSSRNEMRVYYEVPRRMMGQRPSPYDRPMMGRGGFFGPGPGRGGAVLDQMRSGGGYSSGYGGFDNYNGFNNYCFGNGMFEERVRDDRGRGKMGGQGYSSESNSGFHSGHFVHMRGLPFRATEADIAHFFAPFLPVRVHIDVGPNGKSTGEADVEFGSHEDAVSAMSKDKNHMQHRYIELFLNSTSSGLSEMGRGGGFYGNSAGMGSRGSGQRGMY
- the hnrnph3 gene encoding heterogeneous nuclear ribonucleoprotein H3 isoform X4, coding for MSHNDEGYVVRIRGLPWSCTQEEVASFFSDCDIVGKVNGVCFTFSKEGRPSGEAFVELKTSGDIKRALAKDRKYMGHRYIEVFKSNRSEMDWVLKRSGPTDYDSSSRCMLRLRGLPFGCSKEEILQFFSGLKIVPNGITLPMDYQGRSTGEAFVQFASKEIAEKALGKHKERIGHRYIEIFKSSRNEMRVYYEVPRRMMGQRPSPYDRPMMGRGGFFGPGPGRGGAVLDQMRSGGGYSSGYGGFDNYNGFNNYCFGNGMFEERVRDDRGRGKMGGQGYSSESNSGFHSGHFVHMRGLPFRATEADIAHFFAPFLPVRVHIDVGPNGKSTGEADVEFGSHEDAVSAMSKDKNHMQHRYIELFLNSTSSGLSEMGRGGGFYGNSAGMGSRGSGQRGMY
- the hnrnph3 gene encoding heterogeneous nuclear ribonucleoprotein H3 isoform X1, translating into MEAQHMCYINLVFRYSPVRVNMSHNDEGYVVRIRGLPWSCTQEEVASFFSDCDIVGKVNGVCFTFSKEGRPSGEAFVELKTSGDIKRALAKDRKYMGHRYIEVFKSNRSEMDWVLKRSGPTDYDSSSRCMLRLRGLPFGCSKEEILQFFSGLKIVPNGITLPMDYQGRSTGEAFVQFASKEIAEKALGKHKERIGHRYIEIFKSSRNEMRVYYEVPRRMMGQRPSPYDRPMMGRGGFFGPGPGRGGAVLDQMRSGGGYSSGYGGFDNYNGFNNYCFGNGMFEERVRDDRGRGKMGGQGYSSESNSGFHSGHFVHMRGLPFRATEADIAHFFAPFLPVRVHIDVGPNGKSTGEADVEFGSHEDAVSAMSKDKNHMQHRYIELFLNSTSSGLSEMGRGGGFYGNSAGMGSRGSGQRGMY
- the hnrnph3 gene encoding heterogeneous nuclear ribonucleoprotein H3 isoform X6; the encoded protein is MSHNDEGYVVRIRGLPWSCTQEEVASFFSEGRPSGEAFVELKTSGDIKRALAKDRKYMGHRYIEVFKSNRSEMDWVLKRSGPTDYDSSSRCMLRLRGLPFGCSKEEILQFFSGLKIVPNGITLPMDYQGRSTGEAFVQFASKEIAEKALGKHKERIGHRYIEIFKSSRNEMRVYYEVPRRMMGQRPSPYDRPMMGRGGFFGPGPGRGGAVLDQMRSGGGYSSGYGGFDNYNGFNNYCFGNGMFEERVRDDRGRGKMGGQGYSSESNSGFHSGHFVHMRGLPFRATEADIAHFFAPFLPVRVHIDVGPNGKSTGEADVEFGSHEDAVSAMSKDKNHMQHRYIELFLNSTSSGLSEMGRGGGFYGNSAGMGSRGSGQRGMY
- the hnrnph3 gene encoding heterogeneous nuclear ribonucleoprotein H3 isoform X5, yielding MSHNDEGYVVRIRGLPWSCTQEEVASFFSGKVNGVCFTFSKEGRPSGEAFVELKTSGDIKRALAKDRKYMGHRYIEVFKSNRSEMDWVLKRSGPTDYDSSSRCMLRLRGLPFGCSKEEILQFFSGLKIVPNGITLPMDYQGRSTGEAFVQFASKEIAEKALGKHKERIGHRYIEIFKSSRNEMRVYYEVPRRMMGQRPSPYDRPMMGRGGFFGPGPGRGGAVLDQMRSGGGYSSGYGGFDNYNGFNNYCFGNGMFEERVRDDRGRGKMGGQGYSSESNSGFHSGHFVHMRGLPFRATEADIAHFFAPFLPVRVHIDVGPNGKSTGEADVEFGSHEDAVSAMSKDKNHMQHRYIELFLNSTSSGLSEMGRGGGFYGNSAGMGSRGSGQRGMY
- the hnrnph3 gene encoding heterogeneous nuclear ribonucleoprotein H3 isoform X7, with the protein product MEAQHMCYINLVFRYSPVRVNMSHNDEGYVVRIRGLPWSCTQEEVASFFSDCDIVGKVNGVCFTFSKEGRPSGEAFVELKTSGDIKRALAKDRKYMGHRYIEVFKSNRSEMDWVLKRSGPTDYDSSSRCMLRLRGLPFGCSKEEILQFFSVPRRMMGQRPSPYDRPMMGRGGFFGPGPGRGGAVLDQMRSGGGYSSGYGGFDNYNGFNNYCFGNGMFEERVRDDRGRGKMGGQGYSSESNSGFHSGHFVHMRGLPFRATEADIAHFFAPFLPVRVHIDVGPNGKSTGEADVEFGSHEDAVSAMSKDKNHMQHRYIELFLNSTSSGLSEMGRGGGFYGNSAGMGSRGSGQRGMY